The following proteins are co-located in the Bradyrhizobium sp. AZCC 2176 genome:
- a CDS encoding amidohydrolase family protein has protein sequence MTELVDAHHHIWRQADLPWLSGPMQPRIFGPYEPIRRDYPIQEYLDDLAGSGVTRSVYVQTNWANDRFEDETAWVQQTAKDHGWPHAIVSYADFGVDDVRPQLDRLARYPLVRGVRMQLHWHENPLYRFAARPDLCADPTIRRNVARLAEYGFSFDLQVFAPQMADAAGLAEACPDVTFILQHAGMLEDLSPQGRSDWRAGMTRLAACPNVVSKLSGLGTFIHRNDPTHVSDMLTQTVTIFGAERCLFGSNFPIEKLWTSYRELVDAYLAATASLRADQRDAVLRTTASRVYRLDR, from the coding sequence GTGACCGAACTCGTCGATGCCCATCATCACATCTGGCGTCAGGCCGACCTGCCCTGGCTGAGCGGCCCGATGCAGCCGCGCATCTTTGGCCCCTACGAGCCGATCCGGCGCGACTATCCGATCCAGGAATATCTTGATGATCTCGCAGGCTCCGGCGTGACGCGCTCGGTCTATGTGCAGACCAACTGGGCCAACGACCGCTTCGAGGATGAAACCGCCTGGGTGCAACAGACCGCAAAGGATCACGGCTGGCCGCACGCGATCGTCTCCTATGCCGATTTTGGCGTCGATGACGTCCGCCCGCAACTGGATCGTCTGGCACGCTATCCCTTGGTGCGCGGCGTGCGCATGCAATTGCACTGGCACGAAAATCCGCTCTATCGCTTTGCGGCGCGGCCGGACCTCTGCGCCGATCCGACGATACGGCGCAACGTCGCGCGGCTCGCGGAGTATGGTTTTAGCTTCGACCTGCAGGTGTTCGCGCCGCAGATGGCCGATGCTGCCGGGCTCGCCGAAGCCTGTCCTGACGTAACCTTCATCCTGCAGCATGCCGGCATGCTGGAAGACCTTTCGCCGCAGGGCCGCTCCGACTGGCGTGCTGGCATGACCCGGCTCGCGGCGTGCCCGAATGTCGTCTCAAAACTTTCCGGCCTCGGCACCTTCATCCACCGCAACGACCCCACGCATGTATCCGATATGCTCACCCAGACGGTGACGATCTTCGGCGCCGAGCGGTGCCTGTTCGGCTCCAACTTTCCGATCGAGAAACTTTGGACCAGCTATCGCGAACTGGTCGATGCCTATCTTGCCGCGACCGCGTCGCTTCGGGCGGACCAGCGCGATGCGGTTCTGCGAACAACAGCATCGCGCGTCTACCGGCTTGACCGATGA
- a CDS encoding MBL fold metallo-hydrolase — MPLEIKILDYGDIELESSFLVLGRDCGRTRRVLTLGFLIVGGPYPVVVDTGYRSNQIMETLGMRGLQFHENMIENQLARHGVRMGDVRYVCHTHLHIDHAGKDDLFPMNTTVVLNRKELEYSVSGLMHPQYPAPDIKHLIDRLHTKSALRFLDLEMTGPIELMPGVYCDAANAHTEGSMNIHVHTADGIATICGDVIYDFNDQIVTPFNEIHDAEPRTTGNHGTSKRAEKAAIKKLLSNSRYLLPVHDRPAKVEGGTVVGRLHDQVPGPVVQSLPQRNWFPA; from the coding sequence ATGCCGCTTGAAATCAAGATTTTGGATTATGGCGATATCGAACTGGAATCGAGTTTTCTCGTGCTCGGCCGTGATTGCGGCAGGACCCGCCGTGTCCTGACGCTGGGCTTCCTGATCGTCGGCGGCCCCTACCCGGTCGTGGTCGACACCGGCTACCGCTCCAACCAGATCATGGAAACGCTGGGCATGCGCGGACTTCAGTTCCACGAAAACATGATCGAGAACCAGCTCGCCCGCCACGGCGTCCGCATGGGCGACGTCCGCTACGTCTGCCACACCCACCTGCATATCGACCACGCCGGCAAGGACGATTTGTTTCCCATGAACACCACGGTCGTGCTCAACCGCAAGGAATTGGAATATTCCGTCTCCGGATTGATGCATCCGCAATATCCTGCGCCCGACATCAAGCATCTGATCGATCGCCTGCACACCAAGAGCGCGCTGCGCTTCCTCGATCTCGAGATGACCGGCCCGATCGAACTGATGCCGGGCGTCTATTGCGACGCCGCCAACGCCCACACCGAAGGCTCCATGAACATCCACGTTCATACCGCCGACGGCATCGCCACCATCTGCGGCGACGTGATCTACGACTTCAACGACCAGATCGTCACGCCCTTCAACGAGATCCACGACGCCGAGCCGCGCACCACAGGCAATCACGGCACCAGCAAGCGCGCCGAAAAGGCGGCGATCAAGAAACTCCTGAGCAACTCGCGCTATTTGCTCCCGGTCCACGACCGGCCGGCCAAGGTCGAAGGCGGCACGGTGGTCGGCCGGCTGCACGATCAGGTGCCCGGCCCGGTGGTGCAGAGCTTGCCCCAGCGCAACTGGTTCCCGGCCTGA
- a CDS encoding isochorismatase family protein: MTHVTLRAEFETLIDPYAPVGQVGTGFDFTEGPIWHPVHHYLLFSDMPGDVRRRWDAKRGVVEVKRPSNKCNGMTYDAELNLLVCEHATSSLIRERPDGRREVVASHFENQELNSPNDVCVHSSGAIYFSDPWYGRMPVYGVERPRQLGFQGVYRVPPGGGPPKLVVDRHLFDQPNGLCFSPDERLLYVNDTTQALIRVFDVETDGSLANARVFASGIRSELEPGLPDGMKCDQRGNVWVTAPGGVWVYSPAGELLGKVRVPELVANLAWGGPDFRTLYLAATHSVYAIPVKAGPRHEPYMSGRASTGADAASSPAAAPQLAGGDMQLDPRRCAMIIQDLQNDVIMEGGAFADSGSPAHARQQRVVDNVRRLAEAARARGVVIIHVWFIVEPGAPGVTLNAPLFEGLVDSGAMVRGSWGAAPVPGLEPRAGDFVVEKMRMSAWEGTRLETILKATGRDMIINTGAWTNMSIEHTARTGADKGYFMIVPEDCCSTMNADWHNASINFAMQNVAVVTNADAVIRGLG, encoded by the coding sequence ATGACGCACGTCACGCTGCGCGCGGAATTCGAAACCCTGATCGATCCCTATGCGCCGGTCGGCCAGGTCGGCACGGGCTTCGATTTCACAGAAGGGCCGATCTGGCATCCGGTCCATCACTATCTGCTGTTCTCGGATATGCCCGGCGATGTGCGGCGGCGATGGGACGCCAAGCGCGGCGTCGTCGAGGTCAAGCGTCCGTCGAACAAATGCAACGGCATGACCTATGACGCCGAGCTCAACCTGCTCGTCTGCGAGCATGCTACCTCGTCCTTGATCCGCGAACGGCCCGACGGAAGGCGCGAGGTGGTCGCGTCGCATTTCGAAAACCAGGAGCTCAACAGCCCGAACGACGTCTGCGTCCATTCGAGCGGGGCGATCTATTTCAGCGATCCCTGGTACGGCCGCATGCCGGTCTACGGCGTCGAGCGGCCACGGCAGCTCGGCTTCCAGGGCGTCTACCGCGTCCCACCAGGCGGCGGTCCGCCGAAACTCGTGGTCGACCGCCATCTGTTCGACCAGCCCAACGGCCTCTGCTTTTCGCCCGACGAGCGCCTGCTGTATGTCAACGACACCACGCAGGCGTTGATCCGCGTCTTCGACGTCGAAACCGATGGCTCGCTCGCCAATGCGCGCGTTTTCGCCAGCGGCATACGTTCCGAGCTCGAGCCCGGCCTGCCCGACGGCATGAAGTGCGACCAGCGCGGCAATGTCTGGGTCACCGCGCCCGGCGGCGTCTGGGTTTACTCCCCGGCGGGCGAGTTGCTCGGCAAGGTCCGTGTGCCCGAACTCGTCGCCAATCTCGCCTGGGGCGGGCCGGATTTTCGCACGCTGTATTTGGCCGCGACACATTCGGTCTATGCCATCCCGGTCAAGGCGGGGCCGCGCCACGAACCCTATATGAGCGGCCGCGCTTCGACCGGCGCCGATGCAGCCTCCTCCCCGGCTGCCGCACCTCAATTAGCCGGCGGCGACATGCAGCTCGATCCGCGGCGCTGTGCAATGATCATTCAGGATCTGCAGAACGACGTGATCATGGAGGGCGGCGCGTTCGCCGATTCCGGCTCGCCTGCGCACGCGCGCCAGCAGCGGGTGGTCGACAATGTCCGCCGCCTCGCCGAAGCCGCACGGGCGCGCGGCGTCGTCATCATCCATGTCTGGTTCATCGTCGAGCCGGGCGCGCCCGGCGTCACGCTCAACGCGCCGCTGTTCGAAGGACTGGTCGACAGCGGTGCGATGGTGCGCGGAAGCTGGGGCGCTGCGCCGGTTCCCGGGCTGGAGCCGCGCGCCGGCGATTTCGTCGTCGAGAAGATGCGCATGAGCGCCTGGGAAGGCACCAGGCTGGAGACGATCCTCAAGGCAACTGGCCGTGACATGATCATCAATACCGGCGCGTGGACCAACATGTCGATCGAGCACACCGCCCGCACCGGCGCCGACAAGGGCTACTTCATGATCGTCCCTGAAGATTGCTGCTCGACCATGAACGCCGACTGGCACAATGCCTCCATCAACTTTGCGATGCAGAACGTCGCCGTCGTCACCAACGCCGATGCGGTCATCAGGGGGCTGGGATGA
- a CDS encoding FMN-dependent NADH-azoreductase: MPKLFHLSCSPRADSESSAGARVFIDRFRQARPDWDIDVMNLWRDHLPEFEGYVLEAKYARINGRAFTDSQRDAFAVAERIALRFALADRVLISTPMWNFGIPYKLKQWIDVITQPGLAFRYDPAQGYLPLFKDRPTVVILASGSDFITGMNRGRIDMATPYLREALRFIGVSDVRFVPIGPTTGPDEPIRTAREGAHRRLAEMAARF, translated from the coding sequence ATGCCCAAACTCTTTCACCTGAGCTGCTCGCCGCGCGCAGACTCGGAATCCTCCGCCGGCGCGCGGGTCTTTATTGACCGCTTCCGTCAGGCACGACCGGACTGGGACATCGACGTGATGAATCTGTGGCGGGATCACCTGCCGGAATTCGAGGGTTATGTCCTGGAGGCCAAATATGCCCGCATCAACGGGCGGGCATTCACGGATTCGCAGCGCGATGCGTTTGCGGTCGCCGAGCGCATCGCGCTCCGCTTCGCGCTCGCCGACCGCGTGCTGATTTCGACGCCGATGTGGAATTTTGGTATTCCCTACAAGCTGAAACAATGGATCGACGTCATCACCCAACCCGGGCTGGCGTTCCGCTATGATCCGGCGCAAGGCTATCTGCCGCTGTTCAAGGATCGGCCGACGGTCGTGATCCTGGCCAGCGGCAGTGATTTCATCACCGGTATGAATCGCGGCCGCATCGACATGGCGACCCCCTATCTGCGCGAGGCGCTGCGTTTCATCGGCGTGAGCGACGTCCGTTTCGTGCCGATCGGACCGACCACCGGGCCGGATGAGCCGATCCGCACCGCACGCGAAGGCGCGCATCGGCGACTGGCCGAGATGGCCGCGCGGTTCTGA
- a CDS encoding zinc-dependent alcohol dehydrogenase family protein, producing MKCYELQGPNGIDGLALVHKPVPEPGEGEVLVRLRAATLNYRDLLTVKGGYGSRQKFPLVPVSDGAGVIERVGPGVREFAPDDRVIGSFFESWVAGEPSEAKMRSALGGAVDGVLSEYRIFPKHALVRTPAHLSEIEAAALPCAGLTAWSAVVKLGGIKPGQTVLTQGTGGVSLFAIQFAKMCGARVIATSSSDAKIERLKTLGADFTLNYKATPDWGKKAREWSGHGVDLVVEVGGVGTLNESIRATRIGGTIAFIGVLAGPPPSDLRLPLMVMQQQRLQGVTVGSVEDLKAMVDAIAFHRMKPVVDKAFSFDQVKQAFAHMESGAHFGKVAIEIG from the coding sequence TTGAAGTGCTACGAGCTACAGGGCCCGAACGGAATCGATGGACTTGCCCTCGTCCACAAGCCTGTGCCGGAACCCGGTGAGGGCGAGGTGCTGGTTCGGCTCAGGGCGGCAACGCTAAACTATCGCGACCTTCTCACCGTAAAGGGCGGGTACGGTTCGCGTCAGAAATTTCCGCTCGTGCCGGTTTCGGATGGGGCTGGTGTCATCGAGCGGGTCGGCCCGGGCGTGCGGGAATTTGCGCCTGATGACCGCGTCATCGGCAGTTTCTTTGAAAGCTGGGTCGCCGGCGAACCGAGCGAAGCGAAGATGCGTTCGGCCCTCGGCGGCGCGGTGGACGGCGTCCTTAGCGAGTATCGGATCTTTCCGAAGCACGCGCTGGTCAGAACGCCGGCGCACCTCAGCGAGATCGAAGCCGCCGCACTGCCCTGCGCGGGGCTCACGGCCTGGAGCGCAGTCGTCAAGCTTGGTGGCATAAAGCCCGGCCAGACCGTTCTGACGCAAGGCACCGGCGGGGTCTCTCTCTTTGCAATTCAGTTTGCGAAGATGTGCGGCGCGCGCGTCATCGCAACCTCATCCAGCGACGCCAAGATCGAACGCCTCAAGACGCTCGGCGCAGACTTCACCTTGAACTACAAGGCGACGCCCGACTGGGGAAAGAAAGCCCGCGAGTGGAGCGGCCACGGCGTCGACCTCGTCGTCGAGGTAGGCGGGGTCGGTACGCTGAACGAATCGATCAGGGCGACCAGGATCGGCGGCACGATCGCCTTCATCGGCGTGCTCGCCGGCCCGCCCCCGTCAGACCTGCGGCTGCCATTGATGGTCATGCAACAGCAGCGGCTGCAGGGCGTCACCGTCGGATCGGTCGAGGACCTCAAAGCGATGGTGGACGCCATCGCGTTTCACCGGATGAAGCCGGTGGTCGACAAGGCCTTCTCGTTCGATCAGGTGAAACAGGCGTTCGCCCATATGGAAAGCGGCGCACATTTCGGCAAAGTGGCGATCGAGATCGGGTGA
- a CDS encoding efflux RND transporter periplasmic adaptor subunit → MTEDKSKLLRSLTIDRSAGKAERPGRRWLPISAAIVACVVAFAAFAAFELHRQDSPKETTASQTAQQPAAQPQATQQPQQPATNNKAAGNLAASGYVVARRKATVAAEITGKVVEVFIDEGMTVTNGQVVARLDSVLAEKDYELARSRVETADAAIAAITADLDDATRIMSRVQTLSQKNFATEADLTKAQARVGVLSAQLRQAQSQFETAKIDAKRSASMLDKHQIRAPFAGVVIDRSAQPGEMISPMSVGGYTRTGICTIVDMDSIEIEVDVNEAFIGRVAPGGAVNAMLDAYPDWTIPASVIAIVPTANREKATVKVRIRFDKKDPRILPDMAVKVNFLADAKTKGATEATAAN, encoded by the coding sequence ATGACCGAAGACAAGAGCAAGTTGCTGAGATCGCTGACCATCGATCGCAGCGCTGGCAAGGCGGAGCGACCTGGTCGCCGCTGGTTGCCGATCTCGGCGGCAATTGTCGCCTGCGTCGTCGCGTTCGCCGCCTTTGCCGCTTTCGAGCTCCACAGGCAGGATTCGCCCAAGGAGACGACCGCATCACAGACCGCACAGCAGCCCGCCGCGCAGCCGCAGGCAACGCAGCAACCTCAGCAGCCTGCGACAAACAACAAGGCGGCCGGCAATCTGGCGGCCTCCGGCTATGTGGTGGCGCGCCGCAAGGCAACCGTTGCGGCCGAGATCACCGGCAAGGTGGTCGAGGTCTTCATCGACGAAGGCATGACGGTGACCAATGGTCAGGTCGTGGCGCGGCTCGACAGCGTGCTCGCCGAAAAGGATTATGAGCTGGCGCGCTCGCGGGTCGAAACGGCCGATGCCGCGATCGCCGCGATTACCGCCGATCTGGACGACGCGACCCGGATCATGTCGCGTGTACAAACCCTGTCGCAAAAGAATTTCGCGACCGAGGCCGATTTGACCAAGGCGCAGGCCCGGGTCGGTGTGCTCAGCGCGCAATTGCGCCAGGCGCAGTCGCAATTCGAGACCGCCAAGATCGACGCCAAGCGCAGCGCCTCGATGCTCGACAAGCATCAGATACGGGCGCCGTTTGCCGGCGTCGTCATCGACCGCAGCGCACAGCCCGGCGAGATGATTTCACCGATGTCGGTCGGCGGCTACACGCGCACCGGCATTTGCACCATCGTCGACATGGATTCGATCGAAATCGAAGTCGACGTCAACGAAGCCTTCATCGGCCGGGTCGCCCCTGGAGGTGCCGTGAACGCGATGCTGGATGCCTATCCGGACTGGACCATTCCCGCCTCCGTCATCGCCATCGTGCCGACCGCGAACCGCGAGAAGGCCACGGTGAAGGTGCGCATCCGCTTCGACAAGAAGGACCCGCGCATCCTGCCCGACATGGCGGTGAAGGTGAACTTCCTGGCTGACGCCAAGACAAAGGGCGCCACTGAAGCCACCGCCGCAAACTAG
- a CDS encoding ABC transporter ATP-binding protein, with protein sequence MVRLTGVAKRFTKGKETISIFDHLDLAIPRGDFIAVMGPSGSGKTTLLNLLGGIDRADAGEIAVADQRIDGLSESELAAWRAANIGFIFQFYNLMPMLTAAQNVELPLLLTKLRSKERAERVHTALSVVGLTDRVKHRPREMSGGQQQRVAIARAIVSDPNLLLCDEPTGDLDRQSADEILSILQLLNSDLGKTIVMVTHDPAAADYAKRILHLDKGRFVERELAA encoded by the coding sequence ATGGTTCGCCTTACCGGCGTAGCTAAGCGTTTCACCAAGGGCAAGGAGACGATCTCGATCTTCGATCATCTCGATCTGGCCATTCCCCGCGGCGATTTCATTGCCGTCATGGGGCCGTCCGGTTCGGGCAAGACCACGCTGCTCAACCTGCTGGGCGGCATCGACCGCGCCGACGCCGGCGAGATTGCGGTTGCAGACCAGCGCATCGACGGCCTCTCCGAGAGCGAATTGGCCGCCTGGCGAGCCGCCAATATCGGCTTCATCTTCCAGTTCTACAATCTGATGCCGATGCTGACCGCGGCGCAGAACGTCGAATTGCCGCTGTTGCTCACCAAATTGCGGAGCAAGGAGCGCGCCGAGCGTGTTCACACCGCGCTTTCCGTGGTTGGGCTTACCGATCGCGTCAAGCACCGTCCGCGCGAGATGTCGGGCGGCCAGCAGCAGCGCGTTGCGATTGCGCGCGCCATCGTCTCCGATCCGAACCTGCTGCTGTGCGACGAGCCGACCGGCGATCTCGACCGGCAATCGGCCGACGAGATTCTTTCGATCCTGCAACTGCTCAATAGCGATCTCGGCAAGACCATCGTGATGGTCACGCATGATCCTGCCGCAGCAGACTACGCCAAGCGTATCCTGCATCTCGACAAGGGTCGCTTCGTCGAACGGGAGCTTGCCGCGTGA
- a CDS encoding ABC transporter permease: MNDFDLVRKNLFRRKLRASLMIASILIAFMIFGVLAGFYRAFTAGEDAAAADRMITVNKINFTQPMPIAYFNRVRAVEGVRQVTFANWFGGYYQDPKNFLMALAIEPNTYFDVYRSEFEVPPEQLQAFMRDRGSAVVGEKLAQKWGWKIGDRIPVASNIFSQKSGGHTWDLTITGIVKGKAEHVDTNFLLFQYAYFDETRSFGKDTIGWMILQTTSPENNDRVAKAIDAMFANSTAETSTDTEKAFGKAFAAQFGNIALIVLLVVGAAFVTILMIVGNTMALSIRERTREIGVLKTLGFSGPRILRMVLGESVLLALLGGIPGLAIAALIAAALRTSLSNIAPAFAVSPTIVLQGLALMIALGLITGIIPALNAMRLKIATALGRG, from the coding sequence GTGAACGACTTCGACCTGGTCCGGAAGAACCTGTTCCGCCGCAAATTGCGCGCCAGCCTGATGATCGCGTCGATCCTGATCGCCTTCATGATCTTCGGCGTGCTCGCCGGATTCTACCGCGCCTTCACCGCCGGCGAAGATGCCGCCGCCGCGGACCGGATGATCACCGTCAACAAGATCAACTTCACCCAGCCGATGCCGATCGCCTACTTCAATCGCGTACGCGCGGTGGAAGGGGTACGGCAGGTGACCTTCGCCAACTGGTTCGGTGGCTATTACCAGGACCCGAAGAATTTTCTGATGGCGCTCGCGATCGAGCCGAACACCTATTTCGACGTTTACCGCAGCGAATTCGAGGTTCCGCCCGAGCAGCTTCAGGCCTTCATGCGTGACCGCGGCAGCGCGGTGGTCGGCGAAAAACTGGCGCAGAAGTGGGGCTGGAAGATCGGCGATCGCATCCCGGTAGCGAGCAACATCTTCAGCCAGAAGAGCGGCGGCCACACCTGGGACCTCACCATTACCGGCATCGTCAAGGGCAAGGCCGAGCATGTCGACACCAACTTCCTGCTGTTCCAGTACGCCTATTTCGACGAGACCCGCAGTTTCGGAAAGGACACCATCGGCTGGATGATCCTTCAGACCACGTCGCCCGAAAACAACGACCGCGTGGCCAAGGCGATCGACGCGATGTTCGCCAATTCCACCGCCGAGACCTCCACCGACACCGAGAAGGCGTTCGGCAAGGCGTTCGCGGCCCAGTTCGGCAACATCGCGCTGATCGTGTTGCTGGTGGTTGGCGCGGCCTTCGTCACCATCCTGATGATCGTCGGCAATACCATGGCGCTGTCGATCCGGGAGCGTACCCGTGAGATCGGCGTGCTGAAGACACTCGGCTTTTCAGGTCCGCGGATCCTCAGAATGGTGCTCGGCGAATCCGTGCTGCTGGCGCTGCTCGGCGGCATTCCCGGACTGGCGATTGCGGCGCTGATCGCAGCGGCGCTTCGCACCAGCCTCTCCAACATCGCGCCCGCTTTTGCGGTATCGCCGACCATCGTCCTGCAAGGATTGGCGCTGATGATCGCGCTGGGGCTGATCACGGGGATCATTCCGGCGCTCAACGCCATGCGGCTCAAAATTGCAACCGCGCTCGGACGGGGATAG
- a CDS encoding ABC transporter permease → MRSLWLQVAAVTVINLKSIAQRRWLSLSTVIAIALVVIVLLAFLAMANGFQRTIAGSGADDIAIVLRAGSQAEINSTVSRDQVRLIEDGPGIARGSDGKPLISPELYLVVDGIKRSTKTKANLPLRGIGEQGSTLRKDIVITAGRMFNRGSNEVVVGKALLREFEGFDLGSTVSFGATRWTVVGVFEAGGSVFESEIWADLNVVQSLFNRNNVVQTVRARLTGPAALNELKSYSDNDPRLKLDVKSEAAYFSEQASQTSDLIQKLGWPLAIAMALGAIAGALNTMYSSVAARATEIATLRAIGFGGFPAFVGTLAESLLLAVIGGMLGAAATYLIFDGVTASTLGGNFTQVVFDFKLSPWLIAEGVALALIVGLIGGLFPALRAARLPIVEGLYAN, encoded by the coding sequence ATGCGTTCGCTCTGGCTTCAAGTGGCGGCGGTTACTGTCATCAACCTCAAGAGCATTGCGCAGCGGCGCTGGCTCTCGCTCTCGACGGTGATCGCGATCGCGCTGGTGGTGATCGTCCTCCTCGCATTCCTCGCAATGGCCAACGGCTTCCAGCGCACGATCGCGGGATCCGGCGCCGATGATATCGCGATCGTGCTGCGGGCGGGTTCGCAGGCCGAGATCAACAGCACGGTTAGCCGCGATCAGGTGCGGCTGATCGAGGACGGTCCCGGCATCGCCCGCGGCAGCGACGGCAAACCCCTGATCTCGCCGGAGCTCTATCTGGTCGTCGACGGCATCAAGCGCTCGACCAAGACCAAGGCCAACCTGCCGCTGCGCGGAATCGGCGAACAAGGCAGTACGCTGCGCAAGGACATCGTCATCACCGCAGGCCGCATGTTCAACCGCGGCAGCAACGAGGTGGTGGTCGGCAAGGCCTTGCTGCGGGAGTTCGAGGGCTTCGACCTCGGCTCTACCGTGTCGTTCGGCGCCACGCGCTGGACCGTCGTCGGCGTGTTCGAAGCCGGCGGCAGCGTGTTCGAATCCGAGATCTGGGCCGATCTCAACGTGGTGCAGAGCCTGTTCAACCGCAACAACGTCGTTCAGACCGTGCGCGCGCGCCTCACCGGACCGGCCGCACTGAACGAACTCAAGAGCTACAGCGACAACGATCCGCGGCTGAAGCTCGATGTCAAATCCGAAGCGGCTTACTTCTCCGAACAGGCCTCGCAGACCTCGGATCTGATTCAGAAGCTCGGCTGGCCCTTGGCGATCGCGATGGCGCTGGGCGCGATCGCCGGCGCGCTCAACACGATGTATTCGTCGGTCGCCGCCCGCGCGACGGAGATCGCAACGCTGCGCGCCATCGGCTTCGGTGGCTTCCCCGCCTTCGTCGGGACGCTCGCCGAATCGCTGCTGCTCGCCGTCATCGGCGGCATGTTGGGCGCCGCCGCTACCTATTTGATTTTCGATGGCGTCACGGCGTCGACCCTTGGCGGCAACTTCACCCAAGTGGTGTTCGACTTCAAGCTCAGTCCCTGGCTGATCGCCGAGGGTGTGGCGCTTGCGCTGATCGTGGGCCTGATCGGCGGACTGTTTCCCGCCCTGCGGGCCGCGCGACTGCCGATCGTCGAGGGTCTGTACGCGAACTGA
- a CDS encoding LysR family transcriptional regulator, with product MAMDVTLRQLRAYLAVLETASFSEAAKAMHLSQAALSGLIKELESRVGVRLLDRTTRKVSASAVGETFAPMARRVLSNLDEALDNLTNLKELRRGLVRVAAPETLSCTLLPELIAGYNDSHPGVDVRFDDVPIQEVLAGLQNGSTDIGFGPAGVVPDQSVEVHMICADPLWVALRSDDPLTKGKSVSWKDLRERPLLNYMPNIAINVLSNVPSRHHPKELVPVHRVNTALSMLRVRRGAVICPSMAEPLVRGFGMAFLPLLQPAVKWNIAMFVRHSASLSPAVESFRDFTLGFSPNWAARVIERRRTNERRKRI from the coding sequence ATGGCAATGGACGTGACACTGCGGCAGTTGCGCGCCTATCTCGCCGTGCTGGAGACCGCAAGCTTCTCGGAAGCTGCCAAGGCCATGCACCTGTCGCAGGCGGCGCTCTCAGGCCTGATCAAGGAACTCGAGAGCCGCGTCGGCGTCCGCCTGCTGGACCGCACGACGCGAAAAGTTTCGGCGTCCGCGGTTGGCGAAACCTTTGCACCGATGGCGCGGCGCGTGCTCTCAAACCTGGACGAGGCGCTCGACAACCTGACCAATCTCAAGGAGCTCCGCCGCGGCCTGGTGCGTGTCGCAGCGCCCGAAACGTTATCCTGCACGCTGCTGCCGGAGCTCATCGCCGGATACAACGACAGCCATCCGGGCGTCGACGTCCGCTTCGACGACGTGCCGATCCAGGAGGTGCTGGCCGGCCTGCAGAACGGCTCTACCGACATCGGCTTCGGGCCGGCCGGCGTCGTCCCTGATCAATCGGTCGAGGTGCACATGATTTGCGCCGATCCACTCTGGGTGGCGTTGCGCAGCGATGACCCGTTGACAAAGGGCAAGTCGGTCAGTTGGAAGGATCTGCGCGAGCGGCCGCTGCTCAACTACATGCCGAACATCGCAATCAACGTGTTGAGCAACGTACCGTCCCGGCATCACCCCAAGGAGTTGGTGCCGGTGCACCGGGTGAACACCGCGCTGTCGATGCTGCGGGTGAGACGAGGCGCCGTGATCTGCCCCTCGATGGCGGAGCCGCTGGTGCGCGGTTTCGGAATGGCGTTCCTGCCGCTGCTGCAGCCGGCCGTCAAATGGAACATCGCGATGTTCGTGCGGCACAGCGCATCACTCTCGCCCGCCGTGGAGAGCTTTCGTGACTTCACGCTCGGTTTCAGCCCTAACTGGGCGGCACGAGTAATCGAACGCCGCCGCACGAACGAACGGCGCAAGCGCATATAG